In a single window of the Arachis hypogaea cultivar Tifrunner chromosome 6, arahy.Tifrunner.gnm2.J5K5, whole genome shotgun sequence genome:
- the LOC112805186 gene encoding uncharacterized protein, translating into METVWRKLEAARRVKITLYALLSSPPTVSQVLNNGAPGGRACAVSNASSLPLLRTGIYQRRPLLRRRSCSSSPLRRRRFLLRHPRCCSSASSPLVLVCHRILCVAVPARAAPLLLLPWSLVLCLCYPGSFRPFSFLHGGSSLLLVPWLLVFYLLMDPCPIISYMQDINYYLTGPLQDWISKPEDFMQIRAEVFTPFVRSSRES; encoded by the exons ATGGAAACCGTATGGAGGAAGTTGGAGGCGGCTCGCAGAG TAAAAATCACTCTCTATGCTCTCCTCTCATCTCCTCCCACAGTTTCTCAAGTGCTCAACAATGGAGCTCCTGGAGGAAGAGCCTGCGCCGTTAGCAATGCCTCGTCTCTGCCACTCCTTCGCACTGGCATCTACCAGCGCCGTCCTCTTCTGCGTCGCCGTTCGTGTTCGTCATCTCCTCTACGTCGTCGTCGGTTCCTGCTCCGTCATCCACGGTGTTGCTCCTCTGCGTCATCGCCGCTCGTGCTCGTCTGCCATCGCATCCTCTGCGTCGCCGTTCCTGCTCGTGCTGCTCCTCTGCTTCTGCTACCCTGGTCCCTGGTCCTCTGTCTCTGCTACCCTGGTTCATTTCGGCCGTTCTCCTTCCTCCACGGTGGTTCATCTCTGCTGCTCGTCCCTTGGTTGCTGGTTTTTTATCTGCTGATG GACCCTTGTCCCATTATTTCATATATGCAAGACATTAATTACTATCTAACTGGACCACTGCAAGATTGGATATCTAAACCAGAAGATTTTAT GCAAATCAGAGCAGAGGTCTTTACTCCCTTTGTTAGATCATCCAGAGAAAGCTGA